In Fusobacterium simiae, one DNA window encodes the following:
- a CDS encoding phosphoribosyltransferase family protein: MKTYTLKVAGLTRELPIIKLSYDLSIASFVILGDTEIVEKTAPIIANKLPKVDFLVTAEAKGIPLAYEISKILGLKEYIVARKSVKAYMEEPIEVELNSITTTNSQKLYLNNEDAKKIKGKRVALVDDVISTGQSLKALERLVEKAGGNVMVKAAILAEGEAKNRKDIIFLEELPLF; this comes from the coding sequence ATGAAAACTTATACTTTAAAAGTTGCTGGATTAACAAGAGAATTACCTATAATAAAACTTTCTTATGATTTATCAATAGCTAGTTTTGTTATCTTAGGGGATACTGAAATTGTTGAAAAAACTGCACCTATTATAGCTAACAAATTACCAAAAGTAGATTTTTTAGTAACTGCAGAAGCAAAAGGAATTCCATTAGCTTACGAAATTTCTAAAATTTTAGGTTTAAAAGAATATATTGTTGCTAGAAAAAGTGTAAAAGCATATATGGAAGAACCTATTGAAGTTGAACTTAATTCTATAACAACTACCAATTCACAAAAATTATATTTGAACAATGAAGATGCTAAAAAAATTAAAGGAAAAAGAGTTGCATTGGTAGATGATGTTATTTCAACTGGTCAATCTTTGAAAGCACTTGAAAGATTAGTAGAAAAAGCTGGTGGAAATGTTATGGTAAAAGCTGCTATACTTGCAGAAGGTGAAGCTAAAAATAGAAAAGATATTATTTTCCTTGAAGAATTACCACTATTCTAA
- a CDS encoding NCS2 family permease — MSVNDVLAALGVVLNGIPQALLAATYGFASIPTAFGFIVGAVACLLYGSVIPISFQAETIALAGMLGKDIRERLSIILFSGLAMVLLGLTGTLSTIVNFAGSTIINAMMAGVGIMLTRIALSGLKESRIVTASSIVSAFITYFFFGQNLVYTIVVCVIFSSLVANIFKINFGGGIIENYKKIEIKKPIINLNVIRGALALACLTIGANIAFGNITAAMTGKYEANIDHLTIYSGLADAVSSIFGGGPVEAIISATAAAPNPLASGVLMMLIMATILIFGLLPKISKYIPGHSVHGFLFILGAIVTVPTNASLAFSGGTPQDYVVAATAMTVTAANDPFIGLLVGLLVKYIFIFLE, encoded by the coding sequence ATGTCAGTTAATGATGTACTTGCAGCCTTAGGAGTAGTTTTAAATGGTATTCCACAAGCTCTTTTAGCTGCTACTTATGGCTTTGCTTCAATACCAACAGCCTTTGGTTTTATAGTTGGTGCTGTGGCTTGTTTATTATATGGCTCAGTTATTCCAATTTCATTCCAAGCTGAAACAATAGCTCTTGCAGGAATGTTAGGAAAGGATATTAGAGAAAGACTTTCAATAATATTATTTTCTGGTTTAGCAATGGTTCTATTAGGGCTTACTGGAACCTTATCCACAATAGTTAATTTTGCAGGTTCAACTATTATTAATGCAATGATGGCAGGGGTTGGAATAATGCTAACTAGAATAGCTTTATCTGGTTTAAAAGAAAGTAGAATTGTTACAGCTAGTTCTATTGTATCTGCCTTTATAACTTATTTTTTCTTTGGACAAAACTTAGTCTATACTATTGTAGTTTGCGTAATTTTTTCAAGTTTAGTTGCTAATATATTTAAAATAAATTTTGGTGGTGGAATTATTGAAAACTACAAAAAGATTGAAATAAAGAAACCTATTATAAATTTAAATGTTATTCGTGGTGCTTTAGCTCTTGCTTGCTTGACTATTGGTGCAAACATAGCTTTTGGTAATATCACAGCTGCTATGACTGGAAAATATGAAGCTAATATAGATCATTTAACTATCTACTCAGGACTTGCTGATGCAGTTTCTTCAATTTTTGGTGGTGGACCTGTTGAAGCTATTATCTCTGCAACTGCTGCTGCCCCTAATCCTTTGGCTAGTGGAGTTTTGATGATGCTTATAATGGCAACTATTTTAATTTTTGGTTTATTGCCTAAAATCAGTAAGTATATACCTGGACATTCTGTTCATGGTTTCTTATTCATCTTAGGTGCTATTGTAACAGTCCCTACAAATGCTTCTCTTGCTTTTTCAGGAGGGACACCACAAGACTATGTTGTGGCTGCAACTGCTATGACTGTTACTGCTGCTAATGACCCATTTATTGGTTTACTTGTGGGCTTGCTTGTAAAATACATTTTTATTTTTCTTGAGTAA